In a genomic window of Phycisphaerae bacterium:
- a CDS encoding RNA-binding protein: MGKKLYVGNLSYSTTSDELAELFAPHGSVQSAEVIMDRASGRSKGFGFVEMGTNEEAQAAISALDGQEVSGRPLKVNEAKPREDRGGGRGRGGHGGGGGYGGGRGRY, encoded by the coding sequence ATGGGCAAGAAGTTGTATGTCGGAAATCTGTCGTACTCTACCACCAGCGATGAACTGGCTGAGCTTTTCGCACCTCATGGCAGCGTCCAGAGTGCGGAAGTGATCATGGATCGGGCCAGTGGCCGGAGCAAGGGCTTCGGTTTCGTGGAGATGGGTACAAACGAAGAGGCCCAAGCCGCGATCTCGGCCCTTGACGGCCAAGAGGTCAGCGGAAGGCCGCTGAAGGTCAATGAAGCCAAGCCGCGCGAAGATCGTGGTGGCGGTCGCGGCCGAGGCGGCCATGGCGGCGGTGGCGGCTATGGTGGTGGCAGGGGCCGCTACTGA